The Maritimibacter sp. DP1N21-5 sequence ACGCTATGTCTTCGCCATCGGCGGTAACCCGGAGGCGGCGGAACTGGCCGGCATCAACACCAAGCGCATGACGGTCAAGATATTTGCGCTCATGGGGTTCCTCTGCGGCCTGTCCGCCGTGGTCGCCTCGGCCCGCCTGAACTCGGCCACCAACGCGCTGGGTACGCTGGACGAGCTCTTCGTCATCGCGGCGGCGGTCATCGGGGGCACCTCGCTCTCGGGCGGGATCGGGACGATCTACGGGGCAATCCTGGGCGCCTTCGTCATGCAATCGCTGCAAACGGGGATGGTCCTCATCGGCTTTGACGCCGCCATGCAGCAGGTCGTCGTCGGCTCGGTCCTGGTGATCGCGGTCTACCTCGATATCCTTTACCGCCGCCGTCAGAAGTGAGGCTCGATCATGGTTAATCGCACCGGAACCCCCCTCGTCGAACTCCGCGACATCTCGATTTCGTTCGGAGGCATCAAGGCCGTCGATCACGTGTCGGTCGATCTTTATCCCGGCGAGGTGCACGGGCTTCTGGGCCACAACGGCGCGGGGAAATCGACGCTGATCAAGTGCCTGTCCGGGGCCTACAAGATGGACACGGGGGAAATCCTCGTGAACGGCAAGAAGGTCGAGATCAACAACCCCCGCGACGCGCGCGACAACAACATCGAAACGATCTACCAGACGCTCGCGCTGGCCGATAACCTCGACGCCGCGTCAAACCTGTTCCTCGGTCGTGAGTTGACGACGCCGCTTGGCACCGTGAACGACGCGGCGATGGAGGCGGAGTGCCGCAAGATCATGGGGCGACTCAACCCGAACTTCCGCAAGTTCAAGGACCCCGTAAGTGCGCTTTCAGGTGGTCAGCGGCAGTCGGTGGCGATTGCCCGCGCTGTCTATTTCGACGCGCGGATCCTGATCATGGACGAACCGACCGCAGCCCTTGGCCCGCATGAGACGCAGATGGTCGCGGACCTTATCAAGCAACTGAAGGCGCAGGGCATCGGGATCTTCCTGATCGACCACGATGTCCATGCGGTCATGGACCTCTGCGACCGTGCGTCGGTGATGAAGAACGGTCAGCTTGTCGGCACCGTCGATATCCCGGACGTCACGGACGACGACCTGCTCGGCATGATCATTCTAGGCAAGAGGCCCGGCGAAGCAGCGGCCTAGCTTACTCCGCCGCCTGCCGCGCCGCTTCGGACCCCAGTGCTTCCATCTGGTGATTGGCCCAGAAACGGATGTCGTGTTTCGCGACGACTCTGCGCAGGATGTCCATGCGGCCGCGCCGCTCGTCCTCCTCCATGTCAAGGGCCTGCTGGATCGCTGAATCCATCGATCGGTGAGAAAAAGGGTTCACCAGAAGCGCCGATCCCATCTCTACCGCCGCGCCCGCGAATTCCGACAGGACCAAGACCCCGTCGCCATCGGTGCGCGCGGCGCAGAATTCTTTCGCGACAAGGTTCATCCCGTCGGCGAGCGGCGTGATCCAGGCCACGTCGGCGGCTCGGTAGAAAGCCACCAGGCGCTCGAAGGGGATCGCGCGGGAAATGAGCGTGATCGGTTGCCAGTCGAGCGTGCCGTACATGCCGTTGATCCGGCCCGCCATCTGTTCCAGGTCCTGCTGGATGTTCTGGTAAACAGTCATGTTCTTGTTCGCGGGCACGGAGACATGCATGAGTTTGACCTTGCCGCGCATCTCGGGCCGCTCGGTGAGGAGACGCTCGAAAGACATGAGCTGATCAATACCGCCCTTTGTGTAGTCGGTCCTGCCGACCGAGAGCACAAGCTTCACGTCACCCAGATCGTCGCGGATGTCGAAGGCGCGGGTCTCGGTCGCCTCCCGGCTTGCGACTTCCTCGATATACTGCGCATCGACACCGACCGGGGATGCCTGCACGGCGACCTTGTGGCCGTCGTATTCGATCATGTCAGGAACGCTCACCTCGGTCAGCGCCGAGGCAGGGCCGGCGAACTCCGGGTCGACCTTGATCCGATGCGTCACGTCCACGTCGAACATGGACCGCGCGGCCGAGACGAAATTCGCCACATAGCGCGGAATGTGGAAGCCGACCACGTCACAGGCGAGGAGCGATTTCAGGATCTCCTTGCGCCA is a genomic window containing:
- a CDS encoding ATP-binding cassette domain-containing protein, with translation MVNRTGTPLVELRDISISFGGIKAVDHVSVDLYPGEVHGLLGHNGAGKSTLIKCLSGAYKMDTGEILVNGKKVEINNPRDARDNNIETIYQTLALADNLDAASNLFLGRELTTPLGTVNDAAMEAECRKIMGRLNPNFRKFKDPVSALSGGQRQSVAIARAVYFDARILIMDEPTAALGPHETQMVADLIKQLKAQGIGIFLIDHDVHAVMDLCDRASVMKNGQLVGTVDIPDVTDDDLLGMIILGKRPGEAAA
- the ggpS gene encoding glucosylglycerol-phosphate synthase, coding for MSSNLVIVYHRQPYEEVEVDGTIEYRENKSPNGIVPTLKSFFGRFEKGAWVAWKEAQDTSNPGFERRIEIEDAHGTYAVTRLPLTRAQVKSFYEVSSKEAFWPILHGFKERYNYDPVDWPTFREVNWAFAEAAASEAAEGAVVWVHDYNLWLVPGYLRQMRPDVKISFFHHTPFPSADMFNVLPWRKEILKSLLACDVVGFHIPRYVANFVSAARSMFDVDVTHRIKVDPEFAGPASALTEVSVPDMIEYDGHKVAVQASPVGVDAQYIEEVASREATETRAFDIRDDLGDVKLVLSVGRTDYTKGGIDQLMSFERLLTERPEMRGKVKLMHVSVPANKNMTVYQNIQQDLEQMAGRINGMYGTLDWQPITLISRAIPFERLVAFYRAADVAWITPLADGMNLVAKEFCAARTDGDGVLVLSEFAGAAVEMGSALLVNPFSHRSMDSAIQQALDMEEDERRGRMDILRRVVAKHDIRFWANHQMEALGSEAARQAAE